From one Coxiella-like endosymbiont genomic stretch:
- a CDS encoding DUF1289 domain-containing protein yields MNILGDRDFTDSPCIGICSATALGDEICIGCGRTFEEVCRWNSLSDEEKIAINLRLAQDREGLHSF; encoded by the coding sequence GTGAATATATTGGGTGATCGCGACTTTACGGATTCCCCTTGCATTGGTATTTGTAGTGCGACGGCCTTGGGTGACGAAATTTGTATTGGCTGTGGGCGCACTTTTGAAGAAGTTTGTCGGTGGAATTCTTTATCTGACGAGGAAAAAATTGCGATTAATCTTCGATTAGCTCAAGATAGGGAAGGGCTACATTCTTTTTAA
- the prfB gene encoding peptide chain release factor 2, with protein MLEINYLVEKLNNLKARAQALRSIFDLDVKKTRLLEIQCELENPALWRNPEKAQSLNRERSELETLIWRCDEVEQGINDAIELINLLKEEPDVDLRKELNNEVERLQNKIGEMEFQRMFSGEMDSRNAYLDIQAGSGGTEAQDWAEMLLRMYLRWGDKHRFTTMLMEVSPAEVAGIKSATVEFQGEYAYGWLRTETGVHRLVRKSPFDSGNRRHTSFASVFVSPQVEEDIDIEINPAELRIDTYRASGAGGQHVNRTDSAVRITHMPSGIVVQCQSDRSQHKNKDQAMKQLRAKLYELEMLKQREKQAALEASKSDISWGSQIRSYILDASRVKDLRTGVETSNTQAVLDGDIDFFIEVCLKQAE; from the coding sequence ATTTTAGAAATTAATTACTTAGTAGAAAAACTTAATAACCTCAAAGCTCGTGCGCAAGCCTTGCGGAGTATCTTTGACCTTGACGTCAAGAAAACGCGATTATTAGAAATTCAGTGTGAATTGGAAAATCCAGCTCTTTGGAGAAATCCTGAAAAAGCTCAATCCTTAAACCGTGAACGATCTGAATTGGAAACTCTTATTTGGCGATGTGATGAAGTTGAACAAGGAATCAATGATGCTATTGAATTAATCAATCTTCTTAAAGAAGAACCAGACGTTGATTTGCGTAAAGAATTAAATAATGAAGTCGAACGTCTGCAAAATAAAATTGGAGAGATGGAATTTCAACGGATGTTTTCTGGAGAAATGGACTCCCGAAATGCCTATTTAGATATTCAAGCGGGCTCAGGCGGAACGGAAGCGCAGGATTGGGCAGAAATGCTTTTGCGCATGTATTTGCGTTGGGGGGATAAACACAGATTTACTACCATGTTAATGGAAGTTTCTCCGGCGGAAGTAGCTGGCATTAAAAGTGCCACTGTTGAGTTCCAGGGGGAGTATGCTTACGGATGGTTACGCACGGAAACCGGAGTCCATCGTTTGGTTCGGAAATCGCCTTTTGATTCTGGCAACCGTCGGCATACATCCTTCGCTTCTGTATTTGTTTCTCCGCAAGTAGAAGAAGATATCGATATTGAAATTAACCCCGCTGAATTGCGAATTGATACCTACCGTGCTAGCGGTGCTGGTGGTCAGCACGTAAATCGAACAGACTCAGCGGTGCGTATTACTCATATGCCCAGTGGTATTGTTGTCCAATGCCAGAGTGATCGATCACAACACAAGAATAAAGATCAAGCAATGAAACAGCTCCGAGCTAAGCTCTATGAGTTGGAAATGCTAAAGCAGCGTGAGAAACAAGCTGCTCTTGAGGCTTCTAAGTCAGACATTAGTTGGGGGAGCCAAATTCGTTCTTATATTTTAGATGCTTCGCGGGTAAAAGATTTGCGAACTGGAGTTGAAACGAGTAACACTCAGGCTGTTTTAGATGGAGATATCGATTTCTTTATCGAAGTGTGTTTGAAACAAGCAGAATAA
- the ygfZ gene encoding CAF17-like 4Fe-4S cluster assembly/insertion protein YgfZ, which yields MPIYTIPLNHFAAIAINGANATTFLQGQLTCDVHKITETHGSLSACCDPKGRMIANFYIFRQGENYYFLLPKSMVPFTLDHLKKYAVFSNVELVAVDDFFTTTIRPPVDIEITEIKENAWRALNINVGLAWIYPRTTATLIPQMINLQRWGALSFTKGCYIGQEIIGRTHYLGKLKRHLYRADVICQTLPAPGDELKNQNNQNVGIIIEAASKGNKEHELLAVILDTVISSNIFFNQVALKKVTAIPAKAES from the coding sequence ATGCCAATTTACACTATTCCGCTTAATCATTTCGCAGCTATAGCCATCAACGGTGCAAATGCCACCACCTTTTTACAAGGTCAACTCACCTGTGACGTGCATAAGATTACTGAAACCCATGGATCACTTAGTGCCTGTTGCGATCCCAAAGGTCGAATGATTGCAAATTTTTATATTTTCCGCCAAGGAGAAAATTATTATTTTTTGCTACCAAAATCGATGGTTCCTTTTACCCTCGATCATTTAAAAAAATATGCCGTTTTTTCCAATGTTGAATTAGTAGCTGTCGATGATTTTTTCACAACGACAATTAGACCTCCCGTCGACATCGAAATAACCGAAATTAAGGAAAACGCCTGGCGCGCCCTAAATATCAACGTCGGATTGGCGTGGATTTATCCCCGAACCACAGCGACCTTAATTCCGCAAATGATAAATTTACAAAGGTGGGGAGCTCTTAGTTTTACGAAAGGATGCTATATCGGTCAAGAAATCATTGGGCGCACCCACTACCTGGGAAAGTTAAAACGTCATCTTTATCGCGCCGATGTTATTTGTCAAACTTTACCGGCACCGGGAGATGAATTAAAAAACCAAAACAATCAAAACGTGGGGATTATTATTGAAGCAGCCTCAAAAGGAAATAAAGAACACGAATTGTTAGCCGTCATTCTGGATACTGTTATTAGCAGCAACATTTTTTTTAATCAAGTTGCATTGAAAAAGGTTACTGCTATCCCAGCAAAAGCAGAAAGTTAA
- a CDS encoding MFS transporter: protein MKTPGRANHPSTCWPPVQGAPRIALAWLMWGATALFVLFQFFLQLSSGEIIDGLMKSFSLSAFGGGVLASTYYYIYVVLQTPAGLLIDRFGPRRLLSLGALTCAFGCLLFGSAHLLIWAIIGRLLMGFGAAFAFVGSLNVIAKWFPPKRFALMAAVAETIGMSGTLVGGFFLADFVQCMGWRYSMIGAAAIVAVIGGLVWMIVRDASPSPISASSEKSPQSMRQDFYLLIKKPKIWLNGLYSGLMFSIITVFVALWAIPYMQLAHHLSLVMASVVCNLVFIGVVLAGPLVGWLDGRIADRRWLLLTCSLVSAGLIGIIIYVPQLPLPMAMGVMMLLGIFASGYVLTFGIANEIVPRHMRGTSLGLVNALSVGAAPLLQPIIGLVLHLTARSTTNAGEYYSIHNYQEALTLIPILILIAGILTKWMPVRGKGEFL from the coding sequence ATGAAAACTCCAGGCAGAGCCAATCATCCATCTACCTGTTGGCCACCCGTTCAAGGCGCTCCTCGTATCGCTCTCGCATGGCTTATGTGGGGTGCGACAGCCTTATTTGTATTATTTCAGTTCTTTTTACAGTTATCTTCAGGGGAGATTATTGATGGCTTGATGAAGAGTTTTTCCTTGAGCGCCTTCGGCGGAGGCGTGTTGGCCAGCACTTACTATTATATTTACGTGGTGTTACAAACACCTGCAGGATTGTTAATCGATCGTTTCGGGCCGCGACGGTTACTTTCATTGGGGGCATTGACTTGTGCATTTGGCTGTTTATTGTTTGGTTCTGCTCATCTTTTAATTTGGGCTATAATCGGTCGTCTTTTAATGGGTTTTGGCGCCGCTTTTGCTTTCGTTGGATCTTTGAATGTTATTGCAAAATGGTTTCCTCCTAAACGATTCGCGCTAATGGCAGCGGTAGCTGAAACCATCGGTATGAGTGGAACGCTTGTGGGCGGTTTTTTTCTGGCGGATTTTGTTCAATGCATGGGTTGGCGTTACTCGATGATTGGAGCTGCAGCCATTGTGGCTGTCATTGGTGGGCTCGTCTGGATGATTGTCCGTGACGCGTCTCCTAGCCCAATCTCAGCTTCTTCTGAAAAGAGTCCTCAGAGCATGAGGCAAGATTTTTATTTACTCATTAAAAAACCAAAAATATGGTTAAATGGTCTTTATTCTGGGTTGATGTTTTCCATCATTACGGTATTTGTCGCTCTTTGGGCTATTCCTTACATGCAATTAGCGCATCATTTGAGCCTGGTTATGGCTAGCGTTGTATGCAATCTGGTTTTCATTGGAGTAGTGCTGGCGGGTCCTCTGGTGGGCTGGCTGGATGGTCGTATTGCGGATCGTCGATGGCTTCTCTTGACTTGTTCTTTGGTGTCAGCAGGATTAATAGGGATTATTATTTACGTGCCGCAATTACCCTTGCCAATGGCAATGGGTGTTATGATGTTATTAGGCATTTTTGCCAGCGGCTATGTACTCACGTTTGGTATTGCTAATGAAATTGTCCCTCGCCACATGCGCGGGACAAGTTTAGGTTTAGTGAATGCATTATCTGTAGGCGCTGCTCCTTTATTGCAACCGATTATTGGTCTTGTTTTGCATCTTACAGCACGTTCTACAACAAATGCTGGTGAATATTACTCGATCCATAATTATCAAGAAGCATTAACCTTAATTCCAATTTTAATTTTAATTGCAGGAATTTTAACAAAATGGATGCCGGTTAGAGGAAAAGGTGAATTTCTTTAG
- a CDS encoding methylated-DNA--[protein]-cysteine S-methyltransferase: MVDPALIYQATISTPIGKIGIRTSDNYLLGINYLGDSELIIKPKTIIAKETVEQVLCYFADPEFSFKIPFSLNVTPFQETVLQALRKIPVGAARSYAELAQLLETKPRPVGNACRKNPVPIVIPCHRIIASTGIGGYGGAIKGPLLEIKRWLLQHEDTPPIPSS, from the coding sequence ATGGTGGACCCCGCCTTAATTTATCAAGCCACCATCTCAACGCCGATCGGAAAAATTGGTATCCGCACCTCGGACAATTATTTATTAGGCATCAACTACCTGGGCGACAGTGAGCTGATTATTAAACCAAAAACCATCATCGCTAAAGAGACAGTCGAACAAGTTCTGTGTTATTTTGCCGATCCTGAATTTTCTTTTAAAATTCCTTTTAGTTTGAATGTAACACCCTTTCAAGAAACAGTATTACAGGCATTGCGAAAAATCCCCGTGGGAGCAGCCCGAAGTTATGCGGAATTAGCTCAACTATTAGAAACAAAACCACGTCCGGTGGGTAATGCCTGTCGTAAAAATCCAGTCCCTATTGTTATTCCTTGCCATCGCATTATCGCTAGCACTGGCATCGGTGGTTACGGCGGCGCTATTAAAGGTCCTCTTCTAGAAATTAAACGTTGGCTCTTGCAGCATGAGGACACACCACCTATTCCTTCTTCCTGA
- the rplS gene encoding 50S ribosomal protein L19 — protein sequence MNKIIQTLEQEQIQDKKIPAFRAGDSVVVQVKVKEGNRERLQAFEGVVIARRNRGLNSSFTVRKVSHGEGVERVFQLYSPLIALINVKRRGDVRRAKLYYLRNLQGRKARIKEKI from the coding sequence ATGAATAAGATTATCCAAACCCTTGAGCAAGAACAAATTCAAGATAAAAAAATTCCCGCTTTTCGTGCCGGGGACAGTGTCGTGGTGCAAGTGAAAGTAAAAGAAGGTAATCGTGAACGACTGCAAGCTTTTGAAGGTGTGGTAATCGCTCGTCGCAACCGTGGGTTAAACTCATCTTTCACCGTTCGCAAAGTTTCTCATGGTGAAGGTGTTGAACGCGTTTTCCAACTTTATAGTCCCCTGATCGCTTTAATCAATGTAAAACGTCGAGGCGATGTGCGCCGCGCAAAACTTTATTATTTGCGCAATTTACAAGGCCGCAAAGCAAGAATTAAAGAAAAAATATAA